Proteins encoded together in one uncultured Desulfobacter sp. window:
- a CDS encoding glycosyltransferase family 4 protein, which yields MNILMANWTWYPSGGDWTYVDSVCDIYRSNGDAIIPFSMENTKNYPTQYSDFFIDHIDYKIENKNKNVISGLRVLGKSIYSIEAKRKLKQLLDTVNIDIAQLNGGINNYLTPSIIPVLKKRKIPVVWRILDYKLICPNTTFVSNNEVCEACYKHKYYNCVLKKCKKQSFRASLVAALESYTYFIFPFYKQVDKFLFQSEFTRDLYVKYGFDKTKTHIIENPYSSKDVVPQFFGKNYILYFGRIETLKGIYTLLDAMKKLPDITLKIVGNGSEYENSINYAKRNKILNVHFTGPKWGDELVPILRDAEFVVVPSEWYEPSPYAALQSLAYGKPIIASNIGGLKDIVCHKENGLLFQPGNVNILCQAISELFSNKKDIERMGICAAKTVERNYNPKRYYENTMELFHELIKAGKK from the coding sequence ATGAATATATTAATGGCCAATTGGACATGGTATCCAAGTGGGGGGGACTGGACGTATGTTGACAGTGTCTGCGATATTTATCGTTCAAATGGGGATGCAATTATTCCATTTTCTATGGAAAATACTAAAAATTATCCAACCCAATATAGCGATTTTTTTATTGATCATATCGATTATAAAATTGAAAATAAAAATAAAAATGTAATATCCGGCCTTCGTGTTCTTGGCAAATCAATTTATTCCATTGAAGCAAAAAGAAAACTTAAGCAATTACTCGACACAGTTAATATCGATATTGCTCAATTAAATGGTGGAATAAATAATTACCTGACCCCTTCCATAATTCCTGTCCTGAAAAAAAGAAAGATTCCTGTTGTTTGGCGAATCTTAGATTATAAACTCATTTGTCCCAATACAACATTCGTTTCGAACAACGAAGTCTGTGAAGCATGCTACAAGCATAAATATTATAATTGTGTCCTTAAAAAATGCAAAAAACAATCCTTCAGAGCTAGCCTGGTTGCTGCACTTGAAAGTTACACTTACTTTATTTTTCCTTTCTACAAGCAAGTCGATAAATTTTTATTTCAAAGTGAGTTTACACGGGATCTTTATGTTAAGTACGGATTTGACAAAACCAAAACGCATATCATAGAAAATCCATACAGTAGTAAAGACGTCGTTCCACAATTTTTTGGAAAGAATTATATTCTGTATTTCGGTCGCATTGAAACTCTGAAAGGTATATACACACTTCTGGACGCCATGAAGAAGTTGCCTGATATTACGTTAAAAATTGTGGGAAATGGTTCTGAATACGAGAACAGTATTAACTATGCAAAGCGGAACAAAATTTTAAATGTTCATTTTACAGGTCCTAAGTGGGGTGACGAGTTGGTTCCTATTCTCCGTGATGCCGAATTTGTAGTTGTCCCTTCTGAATGGTATGAGCCAAGCCCATATGCGGCATTGCAATCTCTTGCTTACGGGAAACCGATAATTGCTTCAAATATTGGTGGACTAAAAGATATTGTTTGCCATAAAGAAAATGGTCTGTTGTTTCAGCCTGGGAATGTCAATATTTTGTGCCAGGCTATTTCGGAACTTTTTTCAAATAAAAAAGATATCGAACGGATGGGTATTTGCGCAGCGAAGACAGTTGAAAGAAACTATAACCCCAAGAGATATTATGAAAATACAATGGAATTATTCCATGAATTGATCAAGGCGGGTAAGAAATGA
- a CDS encoding glycosyltransferase translates to MNKPINDISIVIIAADEEYAIQKCLESINRLPLINSEIICVDSSRINDATFNAMKKFSSQRDDYKLLKIIGTGNGMRSVARNEGFKASSKNTIFFIDGDIEINPQFIIEAIAKLKIHDCVTGDLKELWYDSQFEKVKKVIERRWPIPKEQKLFFTGGIFAVKRDVLLHSGLFNESMRCEDIELTLRISRLGYSIIQLPTIMGVHHTIEYSNRKRVVDFIKIQHGIYRGIIIRNNLFYPLCLFQFLKTESSFLWGILFYFFSLIGFLWWGPLFLFVSLIFFALDMLYGKVKRKDWFHRIYLHYITPVHILKGLFFCFKLPQPDYKVQLVNTLENC, encoded by the coding sequence ATGAATAAGCCAATCAATGATATCTCAATTGTAATTATTGCTGCCGATGAAGAGTACGCCATACAGAAGTGTTTGGAATCCATCAATCGACTTCCTTTGATAAACAGTGAAATCATTTGCGTAGACTCAAGCCGAATAAATGATGCTACTTTCAATGCGATGAAAAAATTTTCTTCCCAAAGAGATGATTATAAGCTTCTTAAAATAATAGGTACTGGTAACGGGATGAGATCCGTTGCCAGAAATGAAGGATTCAAAGCTTCATCAAAAAACACAATATTTTTTATTGATGGGGATATTGAGATCAATCCACAGTTTATCATTGAAGCAATTGCGAAGCTAAAGATCCATGATTGTGTTACAGGGGATTTAAAGGAGTTATGGTACGACAGCCAATTTGAGAAGGTAAAAAAGGTAATAGAAAGACGCTGGCCCATACCTAAAGAACAGAAGCTGTTTTTTACAGGCGGGATTTTTGCGGTTAAACGAGATGTGCTTCTACATAGCGGTTTGTTTAATGAAAGTATGAGATGCGAAGATATTGAGTTAACCCTCCGCATTTCCAGGTTAGGATATTCAATAATACAGCTTCCTACAATCATGGGTGTTCACCACACTATCGAATATTCTAATCGAAAAAGAGTTGTTGATTTTATAAAAATTCAACATGGAATTTACAGAGGAATCATTATTAGGAATAATCTTTTTTACCCTTTATGCCTTTTCCAATTTTTAAAAACGGAATCTTCCTTTTTGTGGGGTATTCTTTTTTATTTTTTCAGTCTGATTGGTTTTCTTTGGTGGGGCCCTCTATTTCTATTTGTCAGCTTGATTTTTTTTGCATTGGATATGCTATACGGAAAGGTTAAAAGAAAAGATTGGTTTCATCGTATTTATTTGCATTACATCACTCCTGTACACATATTGAAAGGGCTATTTTTCTGTTTTAAATTGCCTCAACCCGACTATAAAGTACAATTGGTCAATACATTAGAAAACTGCTAA
- a CDS encoding Gfo/Idh/MocA family oxidoreductase gives MIRIGIIGLGKMGISHCSILNAHPLVASLAVCDTSSFIMSAIKKYTPMVCYKDYQKMIREFKPVGIFVATPTKSHFDIAKFGLENNCHVFMEKPLCLNPDQSKSLASLAEEKGLVTQTGYHNRFLGSFREMKRLLEKNVIGEIYHYFGEAYGPVVLKEEGGTWRSKREEGGGCLYDYAAHVINLVNYLIGMPYKVQGSVLQSIYSKHVEDAVFSNLIHENGVVGRLAINWSDESYRKMATQITVQGKKGKIVGDAQEVKIYLNEPDGEERLEKGWNIRWITDVTPSVDFYLRGEEYSSQIDSFLTSVVEKNTDTINSFKRAALTDEVISLIIEDANQGEAR, from the coding sequence ATGATACGAATTGGCATTATTGGTTTAGGTAAAATGGGAATTTCCCATTGTTCAATACTGAATGCACATCCACTAGTTGCGTCTCTGGCAGTTTGCGATACGTCCTCTTTTATAATGTCCGCAATTAAGAAGTACACACCAATGGTTTGCTACAAGGATTACCAAAAAATGATTAGGGAGTTCAAACCTGTCGGTATCTTTGTAGCAACACCGACTAAATCCCACTTTGACATTGCTAAATTCGGATTGGAAAACAACTGCCATGTGTTTATGGAAAAACCGCTTTGCCTTAATCCTGATCAGAGCAAAAGTCTGGCTTCGCTTGCTGAAGAAAAAGGGCTTGTCACCCAAACCGGATACCATAATCGGTTTTTGGGCAGTTTCCGAGAAATGAAGCGGTTGCTTGAAAAAAATGTCATCGGGGAAATATATCACTATTTTGGAGAAGCGTATGGCCCTGTTGTACTGAAAGAAGAAGGCGGGACGTGGCGTTCCAAGCGTGAGGAAGGTGGGGGATGCCTTTATGACTATGCAGCCCATGTCATCAATCTTGTCAACTACTTGATCGGGATGCCCTATAAGGTGCAGGGATCGGTCCTGCAATCCATTTATTCAAAGCATGTTGAGGATGCTGTGTTTTCAAATTTAATTCACGAAAATGGGGTTGTGGGGCGGCTCGCTATTAACTGGAGTGATGAGAGCTATAGAAAAATGGCGACTCAAATCACGGTTCAGGGCAAGAAAGGCAAAATTGTCGGGGATGCCCAGGAGGTAAAAATTTATTTGAATGAGCCTGATGGCGAAGAGAGACTTGAAAAAGGATGGAATATTCGGTGGATTACCGATGTTACACCATCTGTGGATTTTTATCTTAGGGGAGAAGAGTACTCATCTCAGATAGACTCATTTCTTACCAGCGTAGTGGAAAAGAATACAGATACCATAAACTCCTTTAAACGCGCTGCCTTAACAGATGAAGTGATCAGTCTTATTATTGAAGATGCGAACCAGGGGGAGGCAAGATAG
- a CDS encoding glycosyltransferase family 4 protein, whose product MKKIKIAAFGGFRSIPPKPGAAGSDKFAFELYPRIVQNGAELTAYCRIYPNENTEISKNHKGVRKLFLTTTDKAGFDSLLHSFKSTLHIIFKSDADVVHIHSGANSVWAIFLRLFGKKVVITQFAMDWKRDKWPWYGKMYYLISNYLTAYFPNEVVFDNIYTKEYFEEKFKKKFTFIPYGSEVPDPKPSSDILSRLSVKKKEYFLFVGRFIPDKGIHILVDAFKEINTDKKLILIGGSPNPDEYETKIKNCVDERIICPGYIYGDDTNYLIKHAYVYIQPSLIEGLSPVILTVMGIGTPLICSDIVENKYITKENALHFQSGIVSSLKEKIVFSFDNYSILLDKAASGQRDVKERFNWDTIAKQYLTILKK is encoded by the coding sequence ATGAAAAAAATAAAAATCGCAGCCTTTGGTGGATTTCGAAGTATTCCCCCCAAACCTGGTGCTGCCGGGTCAGATAAATTTGCATTTGAGTTATATCCTAGGATAGTACAAAATGGTGCAGAATTAACCGCTTATTGTCGTATCTATCCAAATGAAAACACAGAGATCAGCAAAAATCACAAAGGGGTCAGAAAACTATTTTTAACAACTACTGATAAAGCGGGTTTCGATAGTCTTTTACATTCGTTTAAATCAACCTTACACATTATTTTTAAAAGTGATGCTGATGTCGTTCACATTCATAGCGGGGCGAATAGTGTTTGGGCGATATTTCTGCGCCTGTTCGGGAAAAAAGTCGTCATCACTCAGTTTGCCATGGATTGGAAACGGGATAAATGGCCCTGGTATGGCAAAATGTATTATTTGATATCTAATTATTTGACTGCTTATTTCCCAAATGAGGTTGTTTTTGACAATATTTACACAAAGGAATATTTCGAAGAAAAATTTAAAAAAAAATTTACTTTTATACCATACGGATCTGAGGTGCCGGACCCAAAACCGTCCTCTGATATATTATCCAGACTATCGGTAAAAAAAAAAGAGTATTTCCTTTTTGTAGGCCGATTTATCCCTGATAAAGGGATTCATATACTTGTTGATGCATTTAAAGAAATTAACACAGACAAAAAACTTATTTTAATAGGTGGCTCTCCTAATCCGGATGAATATGAAACAAAAATAAAAAATTGCGTAGATGAGAGGATTATTTGTCCAGGATACATTTATGGTGATGATACAAACTATCTTATTAAGCATGCATACGTTTATATTCAACCGTCTCTAATAGAAGGACTGTCACCCGTTATTCTAACTGTTATGGGAATAGGAACGCCTCTTATATGTAGCGATATTGTAGAAAACAAATACATTACAAAAGAAAATGCTTTGCATTTTCAATCCGGAATTGTTTCTTCTTTAAAGGAAAAAATCGTATTTTCTTTTGACAACTATTCAATATTATTAGATAAAGCCGCATCTGGACAAAGGGATGTTAAAGAAAGGTTCAATTGGGACACAATTGCAAAGCAGTACTTAACTATCCTAAAAAAATAA
- a CDS encoding sulfotransferase, with protein MFFLKKKITKEKIESRILLIIKKIVHLFGKRKSSVIPIFIMGYGRSGSTMLFKIFDRDIRLSAFGENHPAVAEKFILNYDLLQKTVKNSKTKIIVCKPILNSFEIKKLISKYPNGIYIWLVRDFQDVVSSAIKKFGNLVAEHLKDYILYESGENWISNGLSNETKIRIQNISKSNHLDSEDWMALVWWAVNSTIFNEELYKLSNLFVVRYEDLVSNPTPFLKNVYRRTGISYHNYLGKYVHKKSVGKGKQLKLNKNVFELCTDLNTKIEAILDYREKKGGAMS; from the coding sequence ATGTTTTTTTTGAAGAAAAAAATAACCAAGGAAAAAATAGAATCTCGAATATTATTGATAATAAAAAAAATTGTACATTTGTTTGGGAAAAGAAAAAGCAGTGTTATACCTATCTTTATCATGGGGTATGGGCGTTCAGGATCGACTATGCTATTCAAAATTTTCGATAGGGATATCCGTCTTAGTGCATTTGGAGAGAATCATCCTGCTGTAGCGGAAAAATTTATTCTTAATTATGACTTACTACAAAAAACTGTTAAAAATTCGAAAACAAAAATTATTGTTTGCAAGCCAATTTTAAATTCATTCGAAATTAAAAAACTTATATCAAAATATCCAAATGGTATTTACATATGGTTAGTAAGAGATTTTCAAGACGTAGTTTCATCTGCAATAAAAAAATTTGGGAATTTAGTAGCTGAACATTTAAAAGATTACATTTTATATGAATCTGGTGAGAATTGGATTTCAAATGGTCTTTCTAATGAAACAAAAATTAGAATTCAGAATATCTCAAAAAGTAATCATTTAGATTCTGAGGATTGGATGGCTTTAGTATGGTGGGCAGTTAATTCTACAATCTTTAATGAAGAATTATATAAACTAAGCAATCTTTTTGTTGTGCGATATGAAGATTTGGTCTCAAACCCTACACCCTTTTTAAAAAATGTATATAGAAGAACTGGTATTTCCTATCATAATTATTTGGGGAAATATGTTCATAAAAAATCAGTAGGTAAAGGAAAGCAATTAAAACTAAATAAAAATGTTTTTGAGCTTTGTACTGACCTTAACACTAAAATCGAGGCTATACTCGACTATAGAGAAAAAAAGGGGGGGGCAATGTCTTAA
- a CDS encoding DUF1972 domain-containing protein produces the protein MRYLPQRRWTIAILGTRGIPNNYGGFEQCAEIISTYMIQKGHQVTVYNPSDHFFKGEVYKNVKIQRIFSNEKNLLFFNVFIFDFLSLLHAVFNGYDIILELGYHPASLFYFLKRLSRAKIITNFAGMEWKRSKWSGSTQKLIRLCERIAVKKSDAIIADNVGIQAYIKSEYNAGSFFSAYGAELFESPDSQILQNYSVEKENYFMMMARFQKDNNFEMVLDGYALSGSEKPMLVIGNHHNEYGSYLKKRYKLNDNIKFIGGIYNYPILCSLRWYADIYFHGHSCGGTNPSLLEAMASNAFIAAHDNQFNRAVLGPHALFFDGPETVSSIIKTQHGDYRKKIISANKIKVKEEYNWDKICNEYLQIFNQVSGTEIN, from the coding sequence GTGCGCTATTTACCCCAACGAAGATGGACAATCGCTATTCTGGGGACAAGAGGAATCCCAAATAACTATGGCGGGTTTGAACAGTGCGCCGAAATCATATCAACCTATATGATTCAAAAAGGCCACCAAGTCACTGTTTATAACCCAAGTGATCACTTTTTCAAAGGGGAAGTTTATAAGAACGTAAAAATTCAAAGAATTTTTTCCAATGAAAAGAACCTATTGTTTTTTAATGTTTTTATATTTGACTTTTTAAGCTTGCTTCACGCGGTTTTTAATGGATACGATATTATTCTAGAACTGGGATATCATCCCGCCTCTTTGTTTTATTTTCTAAAAAGGTTGTCTCGGGCAAAAATAATAACCAATTTTGCCGGGATGGAGTGGAAACGAAGCAAGTGGAGTGGTTCTACCCAAAAGTTGATTCGGTTGTGCGAAAGAATTGCGGTTAAAAAAAGCGATGCGATTATTGCAGATAATGTTGGTATTCAAGCGTATATAAAATCGGAATATAATGCCGGTTCCTTTTTTTCCGCATACGGGGCAGAGCTTTTTGAGTCTCCGGATTCCCAAATTCTTCAAAATTATTCGGTAGAGAAAGAAAATTATTTCATGATGATGGCCAGATTTCAAAAGGATAATAATTTTGAAATGGTGTTGGACGGCTATGCGTTATCCGGAAGTGAAAAACCGATGCTTGTGATAGGCAACCATCATAATGAATACGGAAGTTACTTGAAAAAAAGATATAAATTAAATGATAACATCAAGTTTATAGGCGGTATTTATAACTATCCTATTCTTTGTTCGTTAAGATGGTATGCAGACATTTATTTCCATGGTCATTCTTGTGGCGGGACGAATCCTTCGTTATTGGAGGCAATGGCGTCTAATGCGTTCATAGCAGCCCATGATAACCAGTTTAACAGAGCCGTCCTAGGGCCACATGCATTGTTTTTTGATGGGCCGGAAACCGTTAGTAGCATTATTAAAACACAGCATGGCGATTATCGGAAAAAAATAATTTCTGCAAATAAAATAAAGGTTAAAGAAGAATACAATTGGGATAAAATTTGTAATGAGTATCTTCAAATTTTTAATCAAGTTTCCGGAACAGAAATAAATTAA
- a CDS encoding NAD-dependent epimerase/dehydratase family protein gives MNTLVIGGNGFIGSHLVDFLLKKGHSVRVFDKLPERHRPPLKDVDYRLFSLGNTIELYESLMGIDIVYHLASSSVPSTSGIDTVADVENDLVQTLKTLDLVVKRGVSRFVYFSSGGAIYGNTKVSPIPESHPLKPISSYGIIKATIESYIYLYQRIHGLEPLVLRPSNPYGPRQGHFLAQGVISTFLRKLKGKEELIVIGNGCSTKDYIYITDMVEMCGELSFTDSTGEYNIGSGTGTSVNEIIHKIKEIILIDPKIKYLESQSYDVGNFILDISKVEKILGVRKFVPMETGIANVWQWLNHLVL, from the coding sequence ATGAACACATTGGTGATCGGTGGTAATGGTTTCATTGGTTCTCATTTGGTAGATTTTTTACTAAAAAAAGGGCATTCGGTCCGAGTTTTTGATAAGCTGCCTGAGCGGCATCGCCCACCGCTTAAAGATGTTGATTATCGGCTGTTTTCTCTGGGAAATACCATAGAATTATATGAATCTTTAATGGGAATAGATATTGTTTATCATTTGGCGAGCAGTTCTGTTCCAAGTACATCCGGCATTGATACGGTAGCTGATGTCGAGAATGATTTAGTGCAAACCTTAAAAACACTTGACTTAGTTGTCAAGCGGGGTGTTTCCCGGTTTGTTTATTTTTCATCCGGTGGAGCGATATATGGCAACACCAAGGTCTCTCCGATTCCGGAGAGTCATCCTCTAAAACCGATTTCATCATACGGAATAATAAAGGCTACTATTGAAAGCTATATTTACCTGTATCAGAGAATACATGGCCTTGAGCCACTGGTTTTAAGGCCATCTAATCCCTATGGCCCGAGACAAGGGCACTTCCTGGCCCAAGGCGTAATCTCAACCTTTCTCAGAAAGCTAAAAGGAAAAGAAGAGCTAATTGTGATAGGTAATGGTTGTTCCACTAAAGATTACATCTATATTACTGATATGGTAGAGATGTGTGGCGAACTGAGTTTTACAGATTCAACTGGAGAATATAACATTGGCTCCGGCACTGGGACATCTGTGAATGAAATTATCCATAAGATTAAAGAAATTATCCTGATTGATCCCAAAATAAAATATCTGGAAAGCCAATCTTATGATGTTGGAAATTTTATTTTAGATATATCCAAAGTGGAAAAAATATTAGGAGTGCGAAAATTTGTCCCTATGGAGACAGGCATCGCTAATGTATGGCAGTGGTTGAACCATTTAGTATTGTAA
- a CDS encoding NAD(P)-dependent oxidoreductase: MGKKIYIAGCGGMLGEAFYKQFRDEYELKCTDKDVNDTWLSYLDFRDFDKYKKDVVDYKADYLFHLGAYTDLEFCEENSDKTYITNTLGVENAVIIANELDIPLLYISTAGIFDGKKDLYDDWDQPNPLGVYAKTKYLGERYVVENARRYLVCRAGWMMGAGPKKDKKFIQKIMQQIKNGKEELHIVNDKDGTPTYTHDFAQNVNLLLKKEYWGLYNMVCGGQTSRLEVAKTLIDLLNFNDKIKITEVSSDFFKKEYYAVRPPSERLINKKLELRGLNVMRDWRISLKEYLAEYYNTYL; the protein is encoded by the coding sequence ATGGGAAAAAAAATTTACATTGCAGGCTGTGGGGGAATGCTGGGCGAAGCATTCTACAAACAATTCAGGGATGAATATGAACTCAAATGTACTGACAAAGATGTCAATGACACATGGTTATCTTATTTGGATTTTCGTGATTTCGATAAGTATAAAAAAGATGTTGTTGATTATAAAGCTGACTATTTATTTCATTTGGGTGCATATACTGATTTAGAATTTTGTGAGGAGAATTCAGATAAAACGTATATTACAAATACGTTGGGTGTTGAGAATGCTGTGATTATCGCAAACGAACTTGATATTCCACTCTTGTATATTAGTACTGCCGGTATTTTTGATGGGAAAAAGGATTTGTACGATGATTGGGATCAACCGAATCCACTGGGCGTGTATGCAAAAACAAAATATCTGGGTGAGAGATATGTGGTAGAAAATGCACGTCGCTACCTTGTATGCAGGGCTGGTTGGATGATGGGAGCTGGTCCAAAAAAGGACAAAAAATTCATTCAGAAAATTATGCAGCAGATTAAGAATGGTAAAGAAGAATTGCATATCGTCAATGATAAAGATGGAACTCCAACCTATACTCACGATTTCGCCCAAAATGTTAACTTGCTATTAAAAAAAGAGTATTGGGGTTTGTACAACATGGTTTGTGGTGGGCAGACAAGTCGATTAGAAGTGGCTAAGACTCTAATAGATCTGCTAAACTTTAATGACAAAATCAAAATTACAGAAGTCAGCTCTGATTTTTTTAAGAAAGAATATTACGCTGTGCGTCCTCCATCAGAGAGACTGATTAATAAAAAATTAGAATTGCGAGGGCTTAATGTAATGAGAGATTGGAGGATCTCTTTGAAAGAATATTTAGCTGAATATTACAACACATACTTATAA